The Chitinophagaceae bacterium nucleotide sequence TTTTGCCTTTTGATAATATATTAGAACATCCTTCCGATCTACATCACTGAAAACTTTCAAGTCAATGGTATCTTCAAAAATATAATACGAATCAAGATAAGCTTCAAAAACATCTAAATTAGCCGGTTTATAATTAATCGAGTCAGCAGCAAACTTTGCCCATTTAATAATCTCAGTTGGTTTATAATCTAAGCAAAGAATTTTCATCTTACTATACGAATTCAAATCTCCCTCTTTAATTCCCTTCGCTAAGGTTTGGTAATCCCCAATATTATTTATTGATTTGGAGTTATTGCATCCCATTAATAATACAAAACCAATAACTATCAATTTATTTTTCATCTTTTACCTATGGATTGTATTGCTTTCTGTAAAACTATGGAAGTTGAATTACAAACCTATCAAAAAAAAAGCCGCTCAATGAGCGGCTTCCAGATATACTTTAGAATTTATCACTTCATTGTAAACGATTCCAAAAATTTCGTGGTGAAATTTCCTTTACGGAAACTTTCATCCTTCATCAGTTGCTGGTGGAACGGAATAGTTGTCTTCACACCTTCAATAATATATTCACTTAATGCACGGCTCATTGTATTGATTGCTTCTTCTCTTGTTCTTGCAACAGAAATAATTTTTGCAATCATTGAATCGTAGTAAGGAGGAATCACATAACCTGCATATACATGTGAGTCAATACGTATACCATGACCGCCGGGTTGATGAAGCGTTGTAATCTTACCAGGCGATGGACGGAAATCATTATAAGGATCTTCTGCATTAATGCGGCATTCAATCGCATGCATCTGCGGTTCATAATTTTCGCCGCTGATCTTCTCTCCTGCTGCAATTAATATCTGTTCTTTGATCAAATCAAAGTTGGTAACCTCTTCGGTTACGCAATGCTCTACCTGGATACGTGTATTCATTTCCATGAAATAGAAATTGCGGTGTTTGTCAACCAAAAATTCAATGGTGCCCACACTTTCATATCCAATAGCAGAAGCAGCTTTAATTGCAGCATCTCCCATTGCTTTGCGTAAATCAGCAGTCATGAACGGTGAAGGTGATTCCTCAACCAGTTTTTGATGACGGCGCTGAATAGAACAGTCTCTTTCACTTAAATGACAAACCGTTCCAAAGCGATCACCTGCTATCTGTATTTCAATATGGCGTGGCTCTTCCACAAATTTCTCCATGTAAATACCATCATTCTTAAACGAAGCACCTGCTTCATTCTTCGCCATATCGTAATTGCGTTCCAGTTCTTCTTCATTCCAAACAACACGCATTCCTTTTCCACCGCCACCTGCAGTTGCTTTTAAAATTACAGGGTAGCCAATTTCTTTTGCAGTTGCTTTGGCATCATCCACGCTTTCCAGTAAACCTTTTCCACCGGGCACTACAGGTACACCTGCATTGATCATGGTTTCTTTGGCTGTAATTTTATCACCCATTGCACGGATCTGATCCGGAGTCGGGCCAATAAACTTAATTCCATTCTGTCCGCATATTTCAGCAAAGCGTGCATTTTCTGCTAAGAAACCGTAGCCGGGATGAATAGCATCGGCATTGGTTATTTCAGCAGCAGCAATTATATTGGGAACATTGAGATAAGATTCAGCACTGGCAGGTTTACCAATACAAACAGCTTCGTCTGCAAATTTCACATGCATACTCTCTCTGTCGGCAGTTGAATAAACAGCTACTGTTTTAATACCCATTTCACGACAGGTTCGAATAATGCGTAAAGCAATTTCACCTCTGTTGGCAATCAATATCTTTTTAAACATGGGATGAAGAATTAGTTAATGTGCGGATGTGCTAATATGCTAATTAATACAACAGCGATTAAAAAATAAAAAAACTCAAAATATAACTAAAAGGATGTTTTCGTTTAGCAGTACCCAGTATCTTATTCAATACTTTCTGTATTTCAGTTAGCTTCAATTCCAAATTTGACGTCTCAGGATAACCATTCCCATAATTGCAAAGAATCAACCAATACTGCGTCTCATCGGCTTCTTTTGCTGCAATTTTTATTTTATGTATAAAGTCAGCCTTACTTTCTGCATTCTGAGCTTCCATACAATTTGCTCCTATAGATGTTCCGGATCTCAAAAGCTGTTTACTGAGTGTGTATTTCTTTATTTCATCCAGTGTATCACAATAATCAAGAATGAACTTTGCAAACTCAATTGTTAACTTCAATATTGGGTTACTCTCGATGAACTCTTTTTGCATAACAGAAAAATGATAAGTAACAGAGTATTGTCTTTACATCAGCTAATCAGCAAATTAACCAATTAGCTAATTGAACTTAACTCGGATCTACCAGATATAAAGGCTGATCGTATTCTACAGGCGACTGATCTTCCACAAGGATTTTAACGATCTTTCCTTTTACTTCACTTTCAATTTCATTGAACAGCTTCATTGCTTCAATAATACAAACTACTTTTCCGGGAGTTACCTCATCACCTACTTCAACAAACAAAGGTTTATCCGGAGATGGTTTGCGGTAGAACGTACCAATCATCGGGCTCTTAATGGTAATATATTTACTTGTATCGTCGGCTTGTTTGGGAGCAGGTGTTGCTGCTGAAGGAGAGGGTGCCGGTTGCAGAGCCGATGCCGGGGCAGAAGCCTGAACCTGGCCTGTATAAACTGTTTGCTGAATTACTTCTTCTTTCTGTTTTATAGTAACCTTGAAATCCTTTTCTTCGATGGTGAGTTCACTGAGGTTGGATTTGTTGACCATTTTAATCAACTCCTGAATTTGTTTGAAATCCATGTTCGTGAGGTTTTTAAATTGAACAATATTAACGGGCGGCTAAGGTAGGGAATTACAATCCAGAATTCCCGATTTTCTTAAAAAATCAGTCGAAATCAAGGCGTTTTTGCTCGAAAACAAGGCATTTTGAATGAAAAAAGGGGCATTTTGATGAAAATGCCCCTTTTTGATATTTTAAAAAAATTACTCTTTTACTCTTTCTACATAATCCCCTGTTTTTGTGTTGATGCGGATTAATTCGCCTTCATTCACAAATAAAGGAACCATAACAGTTGCGCCAGTTTCAATGGTAGCAGCTTTTAATGTACGGGTAGCGGTATCGCCTTTCATGCCCGGCTCGCTGTAGGTAACCAGCATTACAATTTTATCGGGCAATTCAACCGTCATTGGCAAATCAGTTTCTGTATTGATAAGGATAGAAACTTCACCGCCATCCTTTAAAAACTGTGGTGCATCAATCAGGTTTTCCTGCACAACAATCTGCTCAAAAGTTTCATTATTCATGAAATTATACCCTGTATCGTCTTTGTATAAAAACTGAAACTCCTTACGTTCTACACGAATGGGGTAAATGGTTTCACCACTGTTCCAGGTTGCCTCAACTGAACGGTTATTATCAACACCTTTGAGCTTTGCCCACACTTTCG carries:
- the accC gene encoding acetyl-CoA carboxylase biotin carboxylase subunit gives rise to the protein MFKKILIANRGEIALRIIRTCREMGIKTVAVYSTADRESMHVKFADEAVCIGKPASAESYLNVPNIIAAAEITNADAIHPGYGFLAENARFAEICGQNGIKFIGPTPDQIRAMGDKITAKETMINAGVPVVPGGKGLLESVDDAKATAKEIGYPVILKATAGGGGKGMRVVWNEEELERNYDMAKNEAGASFKNDGIYMEKFVEEPRHIEIQIAGDRFGTVCHLSERDCSIQRRHQKLVEESPSPFMTADLRKAMGDAAIKAASAIGYESVGTIEFLVDKHRNFYFMEMNTRIQVEHCVTEEVTNFDLIKEQILIAAGEKISGENYEPQMHAIECRINAEDPYNDFRPSPGKITTLHQPGGHGIRIDSHVYAGYVIPPYYDSMIAKIISVARTREEAINTMSRALSEYIIEGVKTTIPFHQQLMKDESFRKGNFTTKFLESFTMK
- a CDS encoding four helix bundle protein, whose product is MQKEFIESNPILKLTIEFAKFILDYCDTLDEIKKYTLSKQLLRSGTSIGANCMEAQNAESKADFIHKIKIAAKEADETQYWLILCNYGNGYPETSNLELKLTEIQKVLNKILGTAKRKHPFSYILSFFIF
- the accB gene encoding acetyl-CoA carboxylase biotin carboxyl carrier protein — translated: MDFKQIQELIKMVNKSNLSELTIEEKDFKVTIKQKEEVIQQTVYTGQVQASAPASALQPAPSPSAATPAPKQADDTSKYITIKSPMIGTFYRKPSPDKPLFVEVGDEVTPGKVVCIIEAMKLFNEIESEVKGKIVKILVEDQSPVEYDQPLYLVDPS
- the efp gene encoding elongation factor P translates to MANTSDITRGMIIKVDGSLYKIVEFGENKTARAAAKVWAKLKGVDNNRSVEATWNSGETIYPIRVERKEFQFLYKDDTGYNFMNNETFEQIVVQENLIDAPQFLKDGGEVSILINTETDLPMTVELPDKIVMLVTYSEPGMKGDTATRTLKAATIETGATVMVPLFVNEGELIRINTKTGDYVERVKE